One window from the genome of Montipora foliosa isolate CH-2021 chromosome 5, ASM3666993v2, whole genome shotgun sequence encodes:
- the LOC138003128 gene encoding acyl-CoA desaturase-like isoform X1 produces MGLELSLDVIARIFCVKGRTQQSGNIFNRKMAPSSETITLTETIPSKPNTSEDEPKLPERKIVWINVYFMSVLHLLAFYGISLLPGASPLTWFWTWLCHFIGGLGVTCGAHRLWSHRSYKATWLLRLLLMCFNCVAAQNDIFEWARDHRVHHKYSETNADPHNAKRGFFFAHVGWLLVKKHPNVIKKGQQLELSDLYADEIVMFQRRHYKLLITLFNVIIPAIVPWYFWNESLLNAFMICYAFRYAFTLNATWCVNSLAHLWGSKPYDKNINPSENFSVVIATGGEGFHNFHHTFPQDYATSELGVSLNPSKWFIDVCAKFGLAYDLKTVSKDTVLKRRLRTGDLQHLNNHHD; encoded by the exons ATGGGCCTGGAATTATCACTGGACGTCATTGCTCGTATATTCTGTGTCAAGGGAAGAACGCAGCAGTCTGGCAATATTTTTAACAG GAAAATGGCTCCTTCAAGTGAAACAATTACGCTAACTGAAACTATCCCATCAAAACCGAACACTTCCGAAGATGAACCAAAGCTCCCCGAACGTAAAATCGTGTGGATAAACGTCTATTTCATGTCAGTACTGCATCTTCTGGCATTTTACGGGATTTCTCTCCTACCCGGAGCAAGCCCGTTGACTTGGTTCTGGACCTGGCTTTGTCATTTTATTGGAGGGCTCGGTGTTACTTGTGGAGCCCACAGACTATGGTCTCACAGATCGTACAAAGCTACATGGCTTCTCAGACTGTTGCTAATGTGCTTTAATTGCGTCGCGGCTCAAAATGACATCTTTGAATGGGCGCGGGACCACCGCGTCCATCACAAGTACTCTGAAACCAATGCCGACCCGCACAACGCAAAGAGAGGATTTTTCTTCGCACATGTTGGTTGGCTACTTGTGAAAAAGCACCCAAATGTCATAAAGAAAGGACAACAGTTGGAGCTGAGCGACTTGTACGCGGATGAAATCGTCATGTTTCAGCGAAG ACACTACAAGCTTCTGATCACTCTTTTCAACGTGATCATTCCAGCCATCGTTCCATGGTACTTTTGGAATGAGAGCTTATTgaatgcattcatgatttgttATGCTTTTCGATATGCCTTTACTCTGAATGCAACCTGGTGCGTGAACAGCTTGGCTCATCTCTGGGGATCCAAGCCTTATGACAAGAACATTAACCCTTCGGAAAACTTTTCCGTTGTCATAGCAACTGGCGGTGAGGGCTTCCACAACTTTCATCACACCTTTCCTCAGGACTATGCGACAAGTGAATTGGGGGTTTCGCTGAATCCGTCAAAGTGGTTTATCGACGTGTGCGCCAAGTTTGGACTTGCATATGATTTAAAAACGGTATCCAAGGACACGGTGCTAAAGAGAAGACTACGCACTGGGGACTTACAGCACTTGAATAATCATCACGATTAG
- the LOC138003128 gene encoding acyl-CoA desaturase-like isoform X2 yields MAPSSETITLTETIPSKPNTSEDEPKLPERKIVWINVYFMSVLHLLAFYGISLLPGASPLTWFWTWLCHFIGGLGVTCGAHRLWSHRSYKATWLLRLLLMCFNCVAAQNDIFEWARDHRVHHKYSETNADPHNAKRGFFFAHVGWLLVKKHPNVIKKGQQLELSDLYADEIVMFQRRHYKLLITLFNVIIPAIVPWYFWNESLLNAFMICYAFRYAFTLNATWCVNSLAHLWGSKPYDKNINPSENFSVVIATGGEGFHNFHHTFPQDYATSELGVSLNPSKWFIDVCAKFGLAYDLKTVSKDTVLKRRLRTGDLQHLNNHHD; encoded by the exons ATGGCTCCTTCAAGTGAAACAATTACGCTAACTGAAACTATCCCATCAAAACCGAACACTTCCGAAGATGAACCAAAGCTCCCCGAACGTAAAATCGTGTGGATAAACGTCTATTTCATGTCAGTACTGCATCTTCTGGCATTTTACGGGATTTCTCTCCTACCCGGAGCAAGCCCGTTGACTTGGTTCTGGACCTGGCTTTGTCATTTTATTGGAGGGCTCGGTGTTACTTGTGGAGCCCACAGACTATGGTCTCACAGATCGTACAAAGCTACATGGCTTCTCAGACTGTTGCTAATGTGCTTTAATTGCGTCGCGGCTCAAAATGACATCTTTGAATGGGCGCGGGACCACCGCGTCCATCACAAGTACTCTGAAACCAATGCCGACCCGCACAACGCAAAGAGAGGATTTTTCTTCGCACATGTTGGTTGGCTACTTGTGAAAAAGCACCCAAATGTCATAAAGAAAGGACAACAGTTGGAGCTGAGCGACTTGTACGCGGATGAAATCGTCATGTTTCAGCGAAG ACACTACAAGCTTCTGATCACTCTTTTCAACGTGATCATTCCAGCCATCGTTCCATGGTACTTTTGGAATGAGAGCTTATTgaatgcattcatgatttgttATGCTTTTCGATATGCCTTTACTCTGAATGCAACCTGGTGCGTGAACAGCTTGGCTCATCTCTGGGGATCCAAGCCTTATGACAAGAACATTAACCCTTCGGAAAACTTTTCCGTTGTCATAGCAACTGGCGGTGAGGGCTTCCACAACTTTCATCACACCTTTCCTCAGGACTATGCGACAAGTGAATTGGGGGTTTCGCTGAATCCGTCAAAGTGGTTTATCGACGTGTGCGCCAAGTTTGGACTTGCATATGATTTAAAAACGGTATCCAAGGACACGGTGCTAAAGAGAAGACTACGCACTGGGGACTTACAGCACTTGAATAATCATCACGATTAG